Genomic window (candidate division WOR-3 bacterium):
TTTATTAATGGTGTGGAGTATGCCAAAAGAGAATTATAGCCCAAGAATTTTTGAACACCCAATTTTGAAGTTTGAGAAGAAGAGGTTAGTTAAGTTTTATTTTGAAGGAAAGGAGTATTATGGTTATGAAGATGAGCCAATTGCCTGCGCCTTAATTGCCAATGGCATCAAGGTCTTTCACATTACGAAAGAGAAGAAAAGGAAAAGGGGATTTTTTTGTGCGATTGGTCGTTGTTCTTCTTGTCTGATGAAAGTTGATGGCAAAAGGAATGTGATGGTTTGTATTACCAGATTAAAGGAGGGAATGAGAATTGAACGCCAATGATTTAGAAAGAAAGATTGTAGTGATTGGTGCTGGACCAGCAGGTGCCAAAGCCGCGATTACGATTGCCGATTTAGGTGGCGAAGTTCTTTTGATTGATGAAAACCCTTATGTTGGTGGCCAATTAGTAAAGCAGACCCACAAATTCTTTGGCTCAAAAGAGTTATATTGTGGTTTAAGGGGCTTTGAGATTGCCAAGATTTTAGAAGAAGAGATAAGAAAGAGAGATAATATTGAACTTCTCTTAAATAGTTGCGCAGTTGGTTTATATTTAGAAGATAATAAGAAGGTTATTGCGGTTGTGAACGAAGAGAAGT
Coding sequences:
- a CDS encoding (2Fe-2S)-binding protein, which produces MPKENYSPRIFEHPILKFEKKRLVKFYFEGKEYYGYEDEPIACALIANGIKVFHITKEKKRKRGFFCAIGRCSSCLMKVDGKRNVMVCITRLKEGMRIERQ